CTATCTGCGCCCCGGCACCGTCCTGGGCGAGGACGGCAAGATCGGCGCCTTCTACGAGACCAAGAACGTGCAGGTCGGCGCTCGCAGCAAGCTCAGCCACCTCGGCTACGCCGGCGACGCCGAGATCGGCGAAGACTCCAACATCGGCTGCGGCAACATCACCGCCAACTACGACGGCGAGAACAAGCATCGCACCGTCATCGGCAGCCACGTGCGCACCAGCTCCAGCACCGTGTTCGTCGCCCCGGTGGAGCTCGGCGACGGCGCATACACTGGGGCCGGCGCCATCGTCCGCAAAGACGTGCAGCCGGGAGCGCTGGCCATCAGCGTCGCCCAGCAGCGAAACCTGGAGGGCTGGGTCGGTCGCAGGCGGCCCGGCTCCAGCTCGGCACGCGCAGCAGAACAGGCCGGCCAGCAGGACGGTCACACCGGAAACACCGAAGGGGCAGGGGAATAGCGCAGCATGGATGAGATCAGGCTCAGCACCGAGAAGACCATGGTCGTCGCCAGCGGGCGGGCCCATCCGCAGCTGGGGGAGGAGATCGCCGCGGAGCTCGGCACCGAGCTGCTCCCGCTGGACGCCTACGAGTTCGCCAACGGGGAGATCTACGTCCGCTCCGGCGAATCGGTGCGGGGCAAAGACGTCTTCCTCATCCAGTCCCACCCCGCGCCGCTGAACCAGTGGCTCATGGAGCAGCTCATCATGATCGACTCCATGAAGCGTGCATCCGCCAAACGCATCACCGTGGTCAGCCCCTTCTACCCCTACTCCAGGCAGGACAAGAAGGGCCGCGGCCGCGAGCCGATCTCCGCACGCCTCGTCGCCGACATGTACCAGACCGCAGGCGCTGACCGGATCATGACCGTGGATCTGCACACCGCCCAGATCCAGGGCTTCTTCGACGGGCCGGTCGACCATCTCTTCGGCATCCCGCTGCTGGCCGACTACATCCGTGAGCAGGTCTCCGAGGACGAGGTCACCGTGGTCTCCCCGGACACCGGCCGGGTGCGTGTCGCCGAGCAGTGGGCCGACCGCCTCGGCGGCGCACCGCTGGCGTTCGTGCACAAGACCCGTGACCTCACCCAGCCGAACATGGCCGAGTCCAAGCGCGTGGTCGGTGACATCGAAGGCCGTACCTGCGTGCTCATCGACGACATGATCGACACCGGAGGCACCATCTCCGGCGCGGTGAAGATCCTCAAGGACGCCGGCGCCAAGGACGTCATCATCGCCGCCACCCACGCGATCCTCTCCGGCTCGGCCGCCGAGCGTCTCGCGAACTCCGGCGCCCGCGAAGTCGTGGTCACCAATACTCTGCCTATCCCGGATGAGAAGCGGTTCGAGAGCCTTACGGTCCTGTCCATCGCCCCCATCCTCGCCCGCGCCATCAAGGAAGTCTTCACCGACGGCTCAGTGACCACCCTCTTCGACGGCCAGGCATAGGCGCATCGGCGCTCAGCGCCGCTCAGGCAGCCTCTCGTGCACGGCGGGCGCTCCCGCCAGCCCGGGAGCCGGCATTCGCCCACGCTGAGCATCGGTGCTTGAGGGGCCTACGCCCACCCGGTGTAGGCGTCGGCGAAGTACGCCCGGCCCTGCGGGGAGCCGGTGATCGCGTCGAACTCCCCCCGCCGGCGCCGGTAGGCGAAGGCATCGTCGTCTGGCCGGTTGTGCATCAAGGAGGTCGCCCAGTAGGAGAAGTTCTGAGCCTTCCACACCCGGTCCAGAGCCGTCTTCGAGTACTTCTCCAGCGGGGCGGTGCCTGATTCCGGGGCGGCGAGGAACTCCTCGATGCGAGGGATGAGCGCCTTCACATCGGTAAAGGCCAGGTTCAGGCCCTTCGCGCCCGTCGGGGGCACGGTGTGCCCGGCGTCGCCCGCCAGGGCCAGGCGGCCATAGGTCAGCGGCTCACACACGTAGGAGCGGAAGGGCAGGACCGTTCTGCTGATGATCGGGCCGCGCTTCAGCTCCGTGGCTGGGCCGAGGACCCTCTGGATGCGGTCAAAGATGGCGTCGTCCTCCCAGTCCTCAGGGTCGGTGCCCGGCTCGCACTGGAAGTACATGCGCTGCACCGTCGCGCTGCGCTGGGAGATGAGAGCGAAGCCGTCCGGGGAGTTCGCGTAGATCAGCTCGGGCGAGGTGGGCGGGGCCTGACACAGGATCCCGAACCAGGCATACGGGTACTCGGTGAAGTAGTCGGTGCGCACCTCGTCAGGAATGAGCCTGCGGCACATGGAGCGCGACCCGTCAGCGCCGATGATGAGCTTCGCCCTGAT
The sequence above is drawn from the Nesterenkonia populi genome and encodes:
- a CDS encoding ribose-phosphate diphosphokinase → MDEIRLSTEKTMVVASGRAHPQLGEEIAAELGTELLPLDAYEFANGEIYVRSGESVRGKDVFLIQSHPAPLNQWLMEQLIMIDSMKRASAKRITVVSPFYPYSRQDKKGRGREPISARLVADMYQTAGADRIMTVDLHTAQIQGFFDGPVDHLFGIPLLADYIREQVSEDEVTVVSPDTGRVRVAEQWADRLGGAPLAFVHKTRDLTQPNMAESKRVVGDIEGRTCVLIDDMIDTGGTISGAVKILKDAGAKDVIIAATHAILSGSAAERLANSGAREVVVTNTLPIPDEKRFESLTVLSIAPILARAIKEVFTDGSVTTLFDGQA
- a CDS encoding 4-hydroxybenzoate 3-monooxygenase, which translates into the protein MPAVSPENVSTVDVGIVGGGPAGLMSAILLARRGISAAVVEQRSQDEIRTTHRAGILEAGTVNMLVEAEIGSRVLSEGHEHTGTILSFEGEQVRIPLKDSVGRSVWLYPQNEVFTDLAAAWQREDGEIHWSVRETSVSGLESATPTIGFTDEQGRDRRIRAKLIIGADGSRSMCRRLIPDEVRTDYFTEYPYAWFGILCQAPPTSPELIYANSPDGFALISQRSATVQRMYFQCEPGTDPEDWEDDAIFDRIQRVLGPATELKRGPIISRTVLPFRSYVCEPLTYGRLALAGDAGHTVPPTGAKGLNLAFTDVKALIPRIEEFLAAPESGTAPLEKYSKTALDRVWKAQNFSYWATSLMHNRPDDDAFAYRRRRGEFDAITGSPQGRAYFADAYTGWA